GGGCGTACGTGTAGTCAAGCATGGCCTGCACCTCGCAATACTGACGGAGAGGGTAGTGGTATTTAGAGGCCGCCTTGGTGACACCATGCGGTAAAAATCTAATTATTGCATAGATCTGCTTCTCTGCAGATTGCATTAAAGCCATATGCTTACTAGATAACGGTCTGCATGCATTAAAACCACCTGACTTTTTGCTTTACCCTCATCGTAGGACAGGCATCTACCAGTATATATCCAGTTATAAATGTTTTACGTGTCTTAAGTGGCAGGTATATGGGAAATTAATGCTGAGTATGGGAGGGTGATGGTTGTTCTACTGTGTATGGGCCTTTTTGCAGAGTATGTGTTATAATGGTGAGCCTTGAGTAGTAGTCATCGTAAAACatgtataacgtgtgtgtgtgtgtgtgtgtgtgtgtgtgtgtgtgtgtgtgtgtgtgtgtgtgtgtgtgtgtgtgtgtgtgtgtgtgtgtgtgtgtgtgtgtgtgcgagtgcgtgtgcgtgtgcgtgcgtgtttgataTCCATTTAGGATCTTCTTACACAAAGTATGTTTATTCCTGACTTCTTGAGCTGGCGTTCGAACTACCTTAAATACCACTCAATCATCTACCATAACTGCCGCTCCTTAAAAgccaaaactacacacacacagcgacccCCGAAAGCACAAAGCAAACCAAGAAAAGCTAACACCAAACCCCGGCACCGCAGCCTCACCGGAATCGTCCGAGCCAGCGCCGGCGGATGCTTCTCCTGAAGGTGGTGCAGGCAGATCATGTCTTCCCTCAGCGAGAGTTTGGCCGACCGCATGCACCTCTGGCCTTCCTGCACGACATACACCTCCCCAGCTTCCAGCATGGCCCTCACTGGCTCCCTCAGCAGGCTCAGATTCTCGGCCTATCGGGAAaaggtttttttggggggaacaTTTTTATTTAAAGTATCAAAGTGAGATTAAACTTCCAAATAAGAATTCATCTGTACTGTCCTTCCGTATTAATATGTTCAACTAAtcttaaataataaaatagtcaTTCTAATCCTTATTTTGCTTGAGCTTTCCCTTGGCTTTCATGAAATACTACATCTACTTTTAAGTCCACGAAGTACACTTCCATGAACCCTGTAAGAAAAAGCGAATGAAGTATCCATCGTGCTATAAGACATGTGGGACTAGCACTTTGGAACAAAGAAAGCAAATTGGCTGTGAACACTAAGAATACAACGGAAGACCCACCGGGATAATCAACTCACAGTCAGATCCACGGTCGCCGTAAACTTTATATGACGGATTTTCTGCAGAATGGTGCTGTCTTCTTGCGCGCCTTCGCCGCCGTCAGCGTCCTCTCCGTCCGTCATCGGCACCAAATCGGCCTCGCTGCTCTCGACGCGGACGACCTCGAACAGGAAATCGTCAGCCACGGGAATCGGTTCGCTCACGACCTCGTCGGCCAGGGAATCGGACACGCTCTCCTGCGGCAAGGTCAGGCATTCGGACACGCTCTCCTCAGCCGAAGGGTCGGGATCGGTGAGGCTGTTGGCGTGGTCGGCGTTGTGGTCGGGGAAGATGTCCGCGAGGGAGATGATGTCGCTGTAGCGCTCCTCCGCCGGTGTGAGGGGGAAGGTCGAGCAGTTCTTCGTCTCGCGGAACATCTGGGTCACCGCCTTCGACGTGGCCGTGCGGACCTGCGCCAATGGATGTCGTTAGCTGGGGTTTCACTtggagtgcgagtgcgagtgtgagtgtgagtgagtgcgagtgagtgagtgagtgagagagtgagtgagtgagtgagtgagtgagtgagtgagtgagtgagtgagtgagtgagtgagtgagtgagtgagtgagtgagagagtgagagagtgagtgagtgagtgagtgagtgagtgagagtgagagtgagagtgagagtgagagtgagagtgagtgtgagtgtgagtgtgagtgagtgcgagtgggtgagtgagtgagtgtgagtgtgagtgtgagtgtgagtgagtgtgagtgtgagtgtgagtgagtgtgagtgagagtgagtgagtgagtgagtgagtgagtgtgtgagtgtgtgagtgtgagtgagtgagtgagtaagtgtgtgagtgtaagtgtgagtgtgagtgtgagtgtgagtgtgagtgtgagtgagagtgagagtgagagtgagtgagtgagtgagtgagtgagtgagtatgtgagtgtgagtgagtgagtgagtaagtgtgtgagtgtaagtgtgagtgtgagtgtgagtgtgagtgtgagtgtgagtgtgagtgtgagtgtgagtgagagtgagacagagagagagagagagagagagagagagagagagagagagagagagagagagagagagagagagagagagagagagagagagagagagagaaagagagagagagagagtgagagagtgagagagtgagtgagtgagtgagtgtgtctctttctctctctctcgctctccctccctccctcgctctccctccctccctcgctctccctcgccccccctcccccctccaaaagCATCCCCCACCTTGACAGACTTGCGGACGGTGTCGACGTCCGGGAAGGTCTCGCGGCACTTGACCATCCAGTCCTCGGCCTCGTCCTGCGTGAAGTCGCCGTGGTTGAGCGCGTCGAAGGTGTCCTGCGACGAGCAGACCTCGATCAGCGTCCTCCTGGCCGCCCGCAGCTGCTGGGTCTTGTTGATGCCCTCCTGCTGCAGCCGCTCCACGTCCTCCCGCTCCCAGCGCAGAAGGCGCTCCATCTCCTCGTTGAGCCGCCTCATCCTGCGCAGGTCGTCCGCCAGCTGCCGGTGCTCGCGTTCCCACTCGATCAGGTCGCTCTTGTACTTGGCCAGCTGCCGCCTCATCCTCACGCACGCCGAGGTCGACTGGCACATGGAGCTCTCCTGCTCCACCTTAAGATTCGTGAGCTTCTTGCTGATGGCGCTGCCGCGTTCCCTGCGGGGCCGTCCCGAGCAGCttaacggggagggagagggggaggacgtcCCCGAGGCACCCCTCGTgtaacttcaacttcaacttcaacttcaacttcaacttcacttcaccttcacttcaccttcacttcaccttcaccttcaccttcaccttcaccttcaccttcaccttcaacttcaccttcaccttcaacttcaacttcaacttcaacttcaacttcaccttcaacttcaccttcaccttcacctcatccttcaacttcaacttcaccttcaacttcaacttcacttcaacttcaacttcaccttcacctcatccttcaacttcaacttcaacttcaacttcaccttcaccttcaccttcacctcatccttcaacttcaacttcaacttcaccttcaccttcacctcatccttcaacttcaacttcacttcaccttcacttcaccttcaccttcacttcaccttcacctcatccttcaacttcaacttcaccttcaccttcaccttcaccttcaacttcaccttcacttcaccttcaccttcaccttcaccttcaccttcaccttcaacttcaacttcaccttcaccttcacctcatccttcaacttcaacttcaacttcaacttcaacttcaacttcaacttcacttcaccttcacttcaccttcaccttcaccttcacctcatccttcaacttcaacttcaccttcacctcatccttcaacttcaacttcaccttcaacttcaacttcacttcaccttcaccttcaccttcaacttcaacttcaccttcacctcatccttcaacttcaacttcacttcaacttcaacttaacttcaacttcaacttcaacttcaacttcaacttcaacttcaacttcaacttcaacttcaacttcaacttcaacttaacttcaacttcaacttaacttcaacttcaacttcaacttcaacttcaacttcacttcaccttcaccttcaacttcaacttcaacttcaacttcacttcaccttcaccttcaacttcaacttaacttcaacttcaccttcaccttcaccttcacttcaacttcaacttcaccttcaccttcacctcatccttcaacttcaacttcaacttcaacttcaacttaacttcaacttcaacttcaacttcaacttcaacttcacttcaccttcacctcatccttcaacttcaacttcaccttcacttcaccttcacttcaccttcacttcaccttcacttcaccttcaccttcacctcatccttcaacttcaacttcaccttcaccttcaccttcgccTCATCCTTCACCttcaacttcaccttcaccttcaccttcacttcaccttcaccttcacttcaccttcacttcaccttcaccttcaccttcaccttcaccttcaacttcaacttcaacttcaacttcaccttCACTTTCACCTCCAGCTCCACCTTCACCTTCGCCTCATCCTTCACCTTCaattttaactttaactttaactttaactttaactttaacgtcaacttcaccttcaccttcaacttcaacttcaacttcaacttcaacttcaccttcacctcatccttcaacttcaacttcaacttcaacttcaacttcaacttcaccttcaacttcaacttcaacttcaacttcaacttcaacttcaacttcaccttcacctcatccttcaacttcaacttcaacttcaacttcaccttcaccttcaccttcaacttcaacttcaacttcaccttcaccttcaccttcacctcacccttcaacttcaacttcaacttcaacttcaacttcaacttcaccttcaacttcaacttcaacttcaacttcaacttcaacttcaacttcaccttcaccttcacttcaacttcaacttcaacttcaacttcaccttcaccttcaccttcaacttcaacttcaccttcaccttcaccttcacctcacccttcaacttcaacttcaacttcaacttcaacttcaacttcaccttcaccttcaccttcaccttcaacttcaccttcaccttcaacttcaacttcaccttcaccttcaccttcaccttcaacttcaacttcaccttcaccttcaccttcaccttcaccttcaccttcaccttaaccttaaccttaaccttaaccttaaccttcaacttcaacttcaacttcaacttcaacttcaccttcaccttcacctcatccttcactttcaacttcaacttcaacttcaacttcaccttcaccttcaacttcaacttcaccttcaccttcaccttcaccttcaacttcaacttcaacttcacctcaacccctccccctttcttcttccccttccccttccccttccccttccccttccccttcccctcccctccctcccccacccctgatTCTTGCTCTCGCGTGCATGCCGTCACGTGTCTTCGTTggcttctctttcatttcatttcatttcatttcatttcatttcatttcatttcatttcatttcatttcattccttttccttcccccttctcttctcttctcttctcttctcttctcttctcttctcttctcttctcttctcttctcttctcttctcttctcctctcttttcctctcctctcctcccctctcctctcctatcccttcctatcccctcctatcccctcctatcccctcccctcccctctcctcccctcccctcccctcccctcccttcccatcctatcccctcctatcccctcctatcccctcctatcccctcctatcccctcccctcccctcccctcccctccccacccctcctatcctctatcttctatcctctcttctcctctcctttcttctcttctcttctctctttcccgtaATCGCAATAACAGAAATCCAGAGAAAACAGACGAGAATCAGAGAGAGCAAgctaaaataaacattaaaaaaaatatatccaagaactcaaaaaaaaaaacaagtaaatgaaaGGGACACGAGAAAGAAAACGACCAAACAGAACAAGCAACTAAACgagaaaacaagcaagcaagcaaaaaggCAGACAGCAAACACGCTAAAAAGATCCCGAATAAACGCTACGAGTTTGAATGCAAGCAATTTGGGAGAGTtttggcggagggagggggaggaggagggggatggagagctgaggggggagagggagggagggggagggggaggaggaggaggaggagaggaggaggagaagggggggaggaggaggagaagggggaggtggaggaggaggagggggggggaggaggaggaggaggaggaggaggaggagggggatggagagctgaggggggaaaaggaggagggggagaaggggggggaggggaggaaaaggagggggggaaggaaaaggaaagggggggggaaaaggaggggggaaggaggaggggggaggaaaagggggggaaggaggggggaaagggggggaagaaagggggggggaaaggggggggagggggggattttggaggaggagggggggggaaaaaaaggggggggggggaaaaagggggaggaggagggggagaggggaaaggagggggaggggaggaggaaagggggaaaggggggggaggggggaggaaaaaggaaggaggaaagggagggggagggggaggggaaaagggggggggaggggggaggggaaaaggggtgggggggaggagggggggaggggggatggggaaaggagggggaaagggggggggttttggggaggagggggggaggggtaggaggggggggaggggaaaaggggaaaggggaggggggggagggggggaaagggaggaagggggaaaagggggaaaaggggaggaagggggaggaggagggggggaggggggaaaggagaaggggggaggggggggagggggggagggggaggaggaaagggggaagggaggggggggaaaaggagaggggggtttggaggaaaaaggggaaaggaaggaggggggaggggaggggggagggggaagagggggaaggaggggggaagggggaggggggaaggggagggggaagggggagggggaggggggaagaaaaaggggaaaagaggaagaggagggaagggaagggggaaagaggggagggggagggggaaaggaaaagggggagggggaaagaggaaaggaggaaggggaaggagggggaggggtgggaggggaagggggaaaagggaggaggaggaagaggggggaaaggaggggggggaaaaaaaaaggggaaaaagggggaggaaaaggggtggggtggggggaagaaaaagaaataaaaaggaggagggggggaaaaggaagggggaggagggggg
This genomic interval from Penaeus chinensis breed Huanghai No. 1 chromosome 11, ASM1920278v2, whole genome shotgun sequence contains the following:
- the LOC125030712 gene encoding uncharacterized protein LOC125030712, with protein sequence MCQSTSACVRMRRQLAKYKSDLIEWEREHRQLADDLRRMRRLNEEMERLLRWEREDVERLQQEGINKTQQLRAARRTLIEVCSSQDTFDALNHGDFTQDEAEDWMVKCRETFPDVDTVRKSVKVRTATSKAVTQMFRETKNCSTFPLTPAEERYSDIISLADIFPDHNADHANSLTDPDPSAEESVSECLTLPQESVSDSLADEVVSEPIPVADDFLFEVVRVESSEADLVPMTDGEDADGGEGAQEDSTILQKIRHIKFTATVDLTAENLSLLREPVRAMLEAGEVYVVQEGQRCMRSAKLSLREDMICLHHLQEKHPPALARTIPYCEVQAMLDYTYALTFLELAWPGSPPRRVYIRLSPDSGRGRQFVMLCSGERGHSYANTNFLRVKNKGLRGECLQGGDYNFNSGLGGYNIIPGLACNGEYKRRDVTGSVGAVYTNAQNGAQFYIRTRGRPAVNRFTVFGQVEKGLEVAAAAIALQDVKKVMVVDCGVVVPHIPQYPSGET